Part of the Dermatophilus congolensis genome is shown below.
GACCTTTAGCTGGGTCGATCCCGGCTTTGGTGAGGTTCTCATCTCCTGCCTTGCTCATTTGGATAGCAAGGTTGACTTTGAGGAATTTTCCGTCGGCGAGGTTGAGAGTCATGGGATCTTTCATCGCGTAGACGGCGCCGTTTTGGGTGGCGGGGTCGGGCTCGGATTCTTTATTCCCTCCGAGCAGCATCATGACAATGACGCCAGCAGCAACGAGTACTACGACGAGAGCGGCGGCGAGGATGATGAGTTTTTTGTTTCCGCCGGATTTTTTATCGTCTTCTTCGCTGTCGGCCATGGTGTTTTCTCCTTAGAGGGGTGACTGCTGACGGTTGTGTGGTTAGTGCGGCTTATGGGCCGACTTTGTTTGATGGCGTGTTCGCTGCCGTTCCCGCTGGTGGTTGTTGGACGGCGTTGCTGGCTGCGGCGGAATTGTTCAGTGGCACGGTGGGAAGAATCACTACGGCTACGCGTCGGTTCATGGCGCGGCCTGCGTCGTCTTTGTTGCTAGCGATGGGGCGCTGATCGGCGTACCCAGATGCGGAGACTTTAGAGGCTGGGATTCCGTCGGTGACGAGGGTGCGCAGCACTGCTGCGGCACGGTCGGTGGATAGTTCCCAGTTTGAGCGGCTAGCAGTGTTGAGGGGGACGTTGTCGGTGTGTCCTTCGATGGCGATGTAGTTGGGGATGCCTTTGAGGATGGGCGCGACGGTGTCGATGACTTTCTTTCCTGCAGGTCGCAGGTATGCTTTACCGGTATCGAAAAGCACTTTGTCGGTGACAATGTTGACTACGAGTCCGCGCTCGTTGATTTCAAATTTGGCAGCGTTGGCTAGGCCAGCTTGTTTGAGTTGAGAAGCGATTTTGATTTGGAGTTGTTTGAGGGATTCTTTTTCTTTTGCTGCGGCTTGAGCTGCGGCTTGTTCACGTTGGAGGGCCGATTGGCTCAGCGGTGAGGGCTGGGCTGCTTCGTTGTCGGGGACTTTTGTTTCTTGACCAGGTTTCTGATTTTCTAGGATCCCGTCACGCCCGTCGAGGTTTCCGCTTTTTCCTTGCATGGCAAGGTTTGCTTGTCCGAATGCTTGGGCGGTTCCTTCGGCGAAGGTTTGCAGTTTCTGCTGGTCCACTTTAGAGATTGCGAACATGACGATGAAGAGGGCAAGCAGGAGGGTGAGAATGTCTGCGTAGGAGAGCATCCATCGTTCGTGGTTGGCGTGTTCTTCGTGCTCTTCGTGTTTCTTTTTCCGCGCCATTATGCTGCCTTCGCTTCCTTGCCTTTACCGGTGTCTTTTCCACCGCTGGGCAGCGCTGAGCGCAGTTTTTGTTCTACAACGCGGGGGGATGTTCCGGCTTGTACGGCGAGGACACCTTCGATGATCATCTCCATGCCTTTGACTTCGAGGGCGGAGAGTCGTTTGAGCTTGGCGGCCATGGGCAACCACACGGCGTTACCGATGAGGACACCCCAGAGGGTGGCGACGAAGGCTGCACCAATCATTTCGCCGAGTTTGTCGACTTGGTCAAGGTTTCCGAGTGCGTGGATGAGGCCGATGACGGCGCCGACAACACCGAGGGTGGGGGCGTATCCGCCTTGGCCTTCGAAAAACGCGGCACCGACTTTGTCTTGTTCTTTTTTGGCGGTGACGCGCATTTCGAGGATTTCGGCGATTTCGTCGGCGTCGGAGCCGTCGACGGTCATTTGGATGCCTTCTTTGAGGAGGGGATCCTCAATTTCTTTTGCCATGTCTTCGAGGGCGAGGAGCCCTTCACGGCGGGCGCGGTCGGCCATTTTGACGATGACGTCAACGAGTCCGGAAGCGTCGGGGGCTTTGCTGAGGAAGGCGCGTTTGAATCCGCGAGGAATTTCAGCGAGGTCGGCTTTGGTCATGCCTGCCGAGGCGGCACCGAAGGTGCCGACGAAGATGAGCATGAGTGCGGCAGGCTGGATGAGGACAGTGACGTGGACACCGTCGAGGAGCATTGTTCCGATGACGCCCACGAAGGTGAGCCCCACCATGATCATTGTGATCGGATCCATGTTTAGCTCTCCGGGTTCGAGACGGATCGGAGCCGTGTGTGACGGGGAACGTCGGGCGACGGCGGCGTGTTTGTGGCGATCAGGACGGAGGCGCGGAAGTCGCGTACGGCGTGGACAAGGTCTTCGACGGGTTCGGCGACGACGTATTTGGTGCCGCTGACGAGCGTGATGACGGTGTCTGGTG
Proteins encoded:
- a CDS encoding flagellar FlbD family protein, with translation MIICTRRNGTSFALNPDLIERIEATPDTVITLVSGTKYVVAEPVEDLVHAVRDFRASVLIATNTPPSPDVPRHTRLRSVSNPES
- a CDS encoding flagellar basal body-associated FliL family protein; its protein translation is MADSEEDDKKSGGNKKLIILAAALVVVLVAAGVIVMMLLGGNKESEPDPATQNGAVYAMKDPMTLNLADGKFLKVNLAIQMSKAGDENLTKAGIDPAKGPDLSKARDAAIEILSKYKYSELLQPEKKNEAQQNLSKEVKKRYDGDVLSVYFTEFVMQ
- a CDS encoding OmpA/MotB family protein; this translates as MARKKKHEEHEEHANHERWMLSYADILTLLLALFIVMFAISKVDQQKLQTFAEGTAQAFGQANLAMQGKSGNLDGRDGILENQKPGQETKVPDNEAAQPSPLSQSALQREQAAAQAAAKEKESLKQLQIKIASQLKQAGLANAAKFEINERGLVVNIVTDKVLFDTGKAYLRPAGKKVIDTVAPILKGIPNYIAIEGHTDNVPLNTASRSNWELSTDRAAAVLRTLVTDGIPASKVSASGYADQRPIASNKDDAGRAMNRRVAVVILPTVPLNNSAAASNAVQQPPAGTAANTPSNKVGP
- a CDS encoding motility protein A translates to MDPITMIMVGLTFVGVIGTMLLDGVHVTVLIQPAALMLIFVGTFGAASAGMTKADLAEIPRGFKRAFLSKAPDASGLVDVIVKMADRARREGLLALEDMAKEIEDPLLKEGIQMTVDGSDADEIAEILEMRVTAKKEQDKVGAAFFEGQGGYAPTLGVVGAVIGLIHALGNLDQVDKLGEMIGAAFVATLWGVLIGNAVWLPMAAKLKRLSALEVKGMEMIIEGVLAVQAGTSPRVVEQKLRSALPSGGKDTGKGKEAKAA